Proteins encoded by one window of Vigna radiata var. radiata cultivar VC1973A chromosome 5, Vradiata_ver6, whole genome shotgun sequence:
- the LOC106759787 gene encoding uncharacterized protein LOC106759787, producing the protein MKMQKLKLQLLLFLSISTCHVVFSFTDGLLPNGNFEQGPKASELKGSVVTSHDAIPNWTISGMVEYIKSGQKQGDMLLVVPEGDYAVRLGNEASIKQKVKLIKGLFYSITFGAARTCAQEEKLNVSVVPTTEKRDWGIIPIQTMYGSNGWESFTCGFRADFPEGEIVIHNPGKEEDPACGPLIDSVALKVLYPPKRTRANLLKNGNFEEGPYLFPNSSWGALIPPHVEDAHSPLPGWIVESLKAVKYIDSDHFAVPEGKRAIELVAGKESALAQVVITTVGKVYDLTFAVGDANNACEGSMMVEAFAGTNTVQVPYQSKGKGGSVRGKLRFKAVSTRTRLRFLSTFYTMKSDNSGSLCGPVIDDVKLLSVRYPTHA; encoded by the exons ATGAAAATGCAGAAGCTCAAACTGCAACTACTCTTATTCCTCTCAATTTCAACTTGTCACGTTGTTTTCTCTTTCACAGATG GGTTGTTGCCAAATGGGAACTTCGAGCAGGGCCCAAAGGCATCAGAACTGAAGGGATCCGTAGTGACTAGCCACGATGCGATTCCGAACTGGACCATATCGGGGATGGTTGAGTACATAAAATCAGGACAGAAACAGGGTGACATGTTGTTGGTTGTGCCTGAGGGTGACTATGCAGTTAGACTCGGCAATGAAGCTTCCATCAAGCAGAAGGTGAAACTGATCAAGGGGTTGTTCTACTCCATCACGTTCGGTGCTGCTAGAACCTGTGCACAAGAGGAGAAACTCAATGTGTCTGTGGTACCAACCACCGAGAAGAGAGACTGGGGAATCATTCCCATTCAGACAATGTATGGTAGCAATGGTTGGGAGTCTTTCACTTGTGGGTTCAGAGCAGATTTCCCAGAAGGTGAAATCGTCATCCATAACCCTGGCAAAGAAGAGGACCCTGCTTGTGGTCCACTCATCGATTCCGTTGCCCTCAAGGTTTTGTACCCACCCAAAAGAACCAGAG CTAATTTGCTGAAAAATGGAAACTTTGAAGAAGGGCCATATCTGTTTCCTAACTCGTCTTGGGGGGCATTGATCCCACCCCATGTTGAGGATGCTCACAGTCCTTTGCCAGGATGGATAGTGGAGTCTCTTAAGGCTGTGAAGTACATTGATTCAGACCACTTTGCTGTGCCTGAGGGAAAAAGAGCCATTGAACTTGTTGCAGGGAAAGAGAGTGCCCTAGCACAGGTTGTGATCACTACAGTTGGAAAGGTATACGACCTTACTTTCGCTGTGGGAGATGCCAACAATGCATGTGAAGGTTCCATGATGGTAGAAGCATTTGCTGGCACAAACACTGTCCAAGTTCCATATCAGTCCAAGGGTAAAGGAGGTTCTGTGAGAGGAAAACTTCGGTTCAAGGCTGTGTCAACTCGTACACGTCTTAGGTTCCTAAGCACCTTTTACACCATGAAGAGTGATAACTCTGGCTCGCTCTGTGGACCCGTCATAGATGATGTAAAGTTGCTTAGTGTTCGTTATCCCACACATGCTTGA